A genomic segment from Mucilaginibacter terrenus encodes:
- a CDS encoding sensor histidine kinase has product MKKTASDELSIANREIAFQHQEKEDRAAELIIANKELRFQNEEKELRAAELVVANKELAFQNEEKERRAAELIIANKELAFQNSEKEKRAYELITANRELKKAEDDIRKLNEELEQKVIDRTAELEAVNKELGSFSYSVSHDLRAPIRAINGYTRILAEDYADRLDDEGNKILLSIINNSKKMGVLIDDLLAFSKLGRKQVTVSEVSMNDLVQTVRDELIFDEGENVPVFIISDLLSAKGDKSLIKQVWVNLISNAVKYSRHKPITRIEISAYENDSMVVYSVRDYGAGFDMQYYDKLFGVFQRLHSQEEFEGTGIGLAIVQKIVNRHRGKVWAESVLNEGTCFYFTLPKLI; this is encoded by the coding sequence ATGAAAAAAACCGCTTCAGATGAATTATCTATTGCCAACAGAGAAATAGCTTTTCAACATCAGGAAAAAGAAGACCGTGCAGCCGAACTAATTATTGCTAACAAAGAACTTCGCTTTCAAAATGAAGAGAAAGAGCTACGCGCAGCTGAATTGGTTGTTGCAAATAAAGAGCTTGCTTTTCAAAATGAAGAAAAAGAACGCCGTGCGGCAGAATTGATTATTGCCAATAAGGAGCTGGCTTTTCAAAATTCAGAAAAGGAAAAGCGGGCATATGAACTTATAACAGCGAATCGAGAGTTAAAAAAGGCGGAGGATGATATTCGTAAATTGAATGAAGAATTAGAGCAAAAGGTAATTGATCGTACCGCCGAGTTAGAAGCAGTTAACAAAGAGTTAGGTTCATTTTCATATTCGGTATCTCATGATTTACGAGCTCCGATTAGAGCCATTAACGGCTATACCAGGATACTTGCTGAAGACTATGCCGATAGGCTTGATGACGAGGGGAACAAAATTTTACTATCTATCATAAACAACTCCAAAAAAATGGGGGTGCTCATTGATGATCTGCTTGCTTTCTCTAAACTGGGAAGAAAACAGGTTACCGTTTCTGAAGTATCGATGAATGATCTTGTACAAACTGTAAGGGACGAGTTGATTTTTGATGAAGGGGAGAATGTTCCTGTCTTCATTATAAGTGATCTCCTGTCTGCTAAAGGAGATAAGTCCTTAATTAAGCAAGTGTGGGTTAACTTAATTTCGAATGCAGTTAAATATTCCAGGCATAAGCCAATAACTCGAATAGAAATCAGTGCTTACGAGAATGACAGTATGGTTGTTTATTCTGTGCGGGATTACGGTGCGGGGTTCGACATGCAGTACTATGATAAATTATTTGGCGTATTTCAGCGCTTACATTCGCAGGAAGAATTTGAAGGAACCGGAATTGGGCTGGCCATTGTGCAGAAGATCGTAAACAGGCACAGAGGTAAAGTTTGGGCGGAATCGGTTTTAAATGAAGGTACCTGCTTTTATTTTACTTTACCAAAATTAATTTAA
- a CDS encoding efflux RND transporter periplasmic adaptor subunit, with product MKTKIIILGAAACFLAACSGNEKPVDLTGAKASGNKKYETGTITEKALSSYARLPGQLNPYNEVNLFPKANGFVKQIFVDRGSQVTKGQLLITLEAPEMESQLQASNSRYLQAQETANASKEKYNRLKQAAAEPGSVSPLDLDNAVSRMKSDMAIANAERSNMESVKTMQGYLKIYAPFDGTIVQRNVSPGALVAPGKGTDQPMLVLQDTRKLRLEVAIPEDYVDKVDLKQAVTFTFNAMPGKKHTAKISRSANALGNMRSEAIEIDVLNKNGQLKPGMYAEVNIPMLSGAKSLLVPNTAIVRSTEREYVITVRDGKAKLVDIKEGLAGKDSTEVFGALVPSDRIVTKAGDDIKDGTVIN from the coding sequence ATGAAAACGAAAATAATCATCTTAGGCGCTGCAGCCTGTTTTTTAGCAGCCTGCTCCGGTAATGAAAAGCCGGTAGACCTGACCGGAGCGAAAGCAAGCGGTAACAAGAAATATGAGACCGGTACGATCACCGAAAAAGCTTTATCCAGCTACGCAAGGTTACCCGGACAACTAAATCCATATAACGAGGTTAACCTGTTTCCCAAAGCAAACGGTTTTGTAAAGCAGATCTTCGTTGACCGGGGTTCGCAAGTCACGAAAGGACAATTGTTAATAACCCTGGAAGCACCTGAAATGGAGTCGCAGCTACAGGCGTCTAATTCGCGCTATTTACAGGCGCAGGAAACGGCTAATGCCAGCAAGGAAAAGTATAACCGCTTGAAACAAGCCGCTGCTGAACCGGGTTCGGTATCCCCGCTGGACCTGGACAATGCCGTATCCAGGATGAAATCGGACATGGCCATTGCTAATGCTGAACGGTCCAATATGGAATCCGTTAAAACTATGCAAGGTTATCTTAAGATCTATGCGCCGTTTGACGGCACTATCGTACAGCGGAATGTATCGCCGGGTGCGTTGGTGGCGCCGGGCAAAGGCACAGACCAGCCAATGCTGGTTTTGCAGGATACCCGAAAACTGCGCTTGGAAGTAGCCATCCCAGAAGATTATGTTGATAAGGTCGACCTCAAACAAGCCGTTACCTTTACATTCAATGCGATGCCAGGCAAGAAACATACCGCGAAGATCAGCCGTTCGGCTAATGCCCTGGGCAATATGCGTTCTGAGGCAATAGAGATCGATGTTCTTAATAAGAACGGACAACTGAAACCGGGTATGTACGCGGAGGTTAATATCCCGATGCTTTCCGGTGCCAAGTCATTACTCGTGCCAAATACCGCAATTGTGCGATCTACCGAGCGGGAATATGTGATTACGGTGAGAGACGGTAAGGCGAAACTGGTCGATATCAAAGAAGGACTTGCAGGCAAAGACTCTACGGAAGTTTTCGGCGCTTTGGTGCCGTCTGACCGTATTGTTACCAAAGCCGGCGACGATATTAAAGACGGTACGGTTATCAATTAA
- a CDS encoding response regulator: protein MSKRILVIDDDEDILEILNIVFREEGYDVVLSNTGEAAQHIHIIHPDIILLDVRIEGSAKRGNEICAEIKQKYREKKMPVILVSAETDLEMLANECGADFYINKPFDIFQMLSHVKKFLV, encoded by the coding sequence ATGTCTAAAAGAATACTCGTAATTGATGATGACGAGGATATTCTGGAAATCCTGAATATCGTTTTCCGGGAAGAAGGTTATGATGTCGTATTGTCAAATACGGGGGAAGCCGCACAGCATATCCATATCATTCACCCTGACATCATCTTACTGGATGTTCGCATTGAAGGTTCCGCAAAGAGAGGTAACGAAATATGCGCGGAAATTAAACAGAAGTATAGAGAAAAAAAAATGCCGGTCATTTTGGTATCAGCGGAAACAGATCTGGAGATGCTGGCTAATGAATGCGGCGCGGATTTTTACATCAATAAACCTTTCGACATTTTTCAAATGCTTTCTCACGTTAAAAAGTTTCTTGTTTGA
- the arsM gene encoding arsenosugar biosynthesis arsenite methyltransferase ArsM, with amino-acid sequence MDNYLDETVNLYRNAALKPDVGLCCTTTPMNSFPGLEIPKIMQEMNYGCGSIVSANDLANEPKILYVGVGGGMELLQFSYFNRNAQGVIGVDIVDEMLQSCAANLIEAEHMNPWFKKEFIDLRKGSALALPVADNSIDVAGQNCLFNIFKESDLKQALTEIYRVLKPGGRLVMSDPVCNQPMNEALRNDDRLRALCLTGSLTLNDYIKSITDIGFGTIEIRAKRPYRILAPGQYPTEELLYIESVEVCAIKDSMPADGPCVFTGKAAIYYGEKEYFDDEKGHVLMPNQPLAVCDKTAGNLAALNRDDIFISNSTWFYDGGGCC; translated from the coding sequence ATGGATAATTATCTTGATGAAACGGTCAACTTATATCGCAATGCCGCATTAAAACCTGATGTTGGCCTTTGCTGTACCACAACTCCTATGAACTCCTTTCCTGGCTTGGAGATACCTAAGATCATGCAGGAAATGAATTATGGATGCGGCTCCATAGTTAGCGCTAATGACCTGGCTAACGAACCAAAGATCCTGTATGTAGGTGTAGGAGGCGGTATGGAACTGTTGCAGTTTTCTTATTTCAACAGAAACGCGCAAGGTGTGATCGGGGTAGATATTGTGGACGAAATGCTTCAAAGCTGCGCTGCCAACCTGATTGAAGCTGAGCACATGAACCCGTGGTTTAAAAAAGAATTTATTGATCTGCGTAAGGGTTCTGCCTTGGCGTTACCTGTAGCGGATAATTCTATAGACGTAGCCGGGCAAAACTGCCTGTTTAATATTTTTAAGGAGAGTGACCTCAAACAAGCATTAACCGAAATATACCGGGTATTAAAACCAGGTGGTAGATTAGTGATGTCTGATCCGGTGTGCAACCAGCCCATGAATGAAGCATTACGTAACGACGACAGGTTAAGGGCTTTATGCCTTACCGGTTCGTTAACATTAAATGACTATATCAAAAGCATAACTGACATCGGCTTTGGAACCATAGAAATAAGAGCTAAAAGGCCATACCGCATTTTGGCTCCCGGACAATACCCTACTGAGGAATTGCTTTACATTGAGAGCGTGGAAGTCTGTGCCATTAAAGACTCTATGCCTGCCGATGGCCCTTGTGTATTTACCGGTAAAGCGGCTATCTATTATGGTGAAAAGGAATATTTTGATGATGAAAAAGGCCATGTTTTAATGCCTAACCAGCCTTTAGCTGTTTGTGATAAAACAGCCGGGAACTTAGCAGCATTGAATCGTGATGATATTTTTATATCAAACTCCACGTGGTTTTATGACGGTGGTGGCTGCTGCTAA
- a CDS encoding ATP-binding protein yields the protein MPVNVDKILASEKIAAMITDPKILILEDNDSDADLLCRELKRSGIRFTSKVVQNRIDYEQALESFNPDLILSDFALPSFDAVTAFDIKQSVRPLLPFIVVSGIIGEENAVSLINSGVTDFVSKNNLFALPAKIQRALKDTEIRLEKLLADEKLKTQATELVSANRELLFQNEEKEKSAQRLIRSNELLIEEKEKVRSVNQELSQLNLELENRVASRTKALAESESRFRNMMETIPQIAWTITTKGKVDFYNQRWYDYTGLDITQSRVDGFVKVIHPEDLESCLNQFNNLHKNLEGGEFQIRGKRADGVYRWHLIRLMPIKNREGKLLQWVGTATDIQELRLMQQQKDDFINIASHELKTPITSLRASLQLLDRMKSNPSPVMLAKLIMQANKSLDKVYTLINDLLNTSSVNESQLQISTQKYNLLTAITECCDTLLRDSAFKCKVEGDAILEIYADFSRIEQVVTNFVTNAIKYAPESKEIIVRVERFAEIVKVSVIDKGDGIPAENLPSLFDRYYRVDHSGNSYTGLGLGLYICSEIIKKHNGTIGVDSVIGIGSAFWFTLPIL from the coding sequence ATGCCTGTAAATGTTGATAAAATACTCGCATCTGAAAAGATAGCCGCAATGATAACCGATCCTAAAATTCTGATTCTTGAAGATAATGATTCGGATGCTGATCTGCTTTGCCGTGAGTTGAAAAGGTCAGGTATCCGTTTTACCTCCAAAGTTGTTCAAAACCGTATAGATTATGAGCAGGCCCTTGAAAGCTTTAATCCCGATCTTATCCTTTCAGACTTCGCCCTTCCATCATTCGACGCGGTTACTGCCTTTGATATCAAACAAAGCGTTCGCCCGTTGCTCCCATTTATTGTAGTTTCCGGTATTATCGGAGAAGAAAATGCTGTTAGCCTTATAAATAGCGGCGTAACAGATTTTGTCTCAAAAAACAACCTCTTCGCGCTTCCTGCAAAAATACAGCGTGCATTGAAGGACACTGAAATAAGACTGGAAAAATTACTCGCTGATGAAAAATTAAAAACGCAGGCAACCGAGTTGGTGAGTGCCAATCGTGAACTCCTTTTTCAAAACGAAGAAAAAGAGAAGAGCGCACAGCGTTTAATCAGGTCGAATGAATTGCTCATTGAAGAGAAAGAAAAGGTCAGATCGGTCAATCAGGAGTTATCTCAATTAAATTTGGAACTGGAGAACCGGGTTGCCTCACGCACTAAAGCATTAGCAGAAAGCGAAAGTCGTTTCCGCAACATGATGGAAACTATTCCACAAATCGCTTGGACAATCACGACCAAAGGTAAAGTTGACTTTTATAATCAGCGGTGGTACGATTATACTGGATTGGACATTACGCAAAGCAGGGTAGATGGATTTGTAAAAGTAATTCATCCGGAGGACTTGGAATCGTGCTTAAATCAGTTTAACAATCTCCACAAAAACCTTGAAGGCGGTGAATTCCAAATACGTGGCAAACGCGCAGATGGCGTTTACAGATGGCATCTTATCCGTTTGATGCCTATAAAAAATAGAGAAGGTAAATTACTGCAATGGGTCGGTACTGCTACTGATATACAGGAATTGCGATTAATGCAGCAGCAAAAAGACGATTTTATAAACATTGCCAGTCACGAGCTAAAAACCCCCATTACCAGTCTCAGGGCCTCCCTGCAATTATTAGACAGGATGAAAAGTAATCCTTCTCCGGTCATGCTAGCTAAGCTGATCATGCAGGCTAATAAAAGTTTAGATAAAGTATACACGCTTATTAATGATCTATTAAATACAAGCAGCGTAAATGAAAGTCAACTTCAAATTAGCACCCAAAAATATAATTTGTTAACCGCAATAACTGAGTGTTGTGATACCCTGCTTAGAGATAGCGCCTTTAAATGTAAAGTTGAGGGTGATGCCATATTAGAGATATATGCAGACTTTTCCCGCATCGAGCAGGTTGTCACTAATTTTGTTACTAACGCTATTAAATATGCGCCTGAATCAAAAGAAATTATAGTTCGCGTTGAGCGGTTTGCCGAAATAGTGAAAGTTTCAGTCATTGATAAGGGCGATGGCATCCCAGCGGAAAACCTACCATCACTATTTGACCGTTATTACAGGGTTGATCACAGTGGGAACAGCTATACAGGTTTGGGGCTTGGACTTTACATATGTTCCGAAATCATTAAAAAACATAACGGGACAATTGGAGTAGACAGTGTAATCGGCATAGGGAGCGCCTTTTGGTTTACATTGCCGATTTTGTAA
- a CDS encoding response regulator, whose translation MNYDDVEILFVEDSSDDAILTIRALSKSGFSNKLHHVVDGAAALDFLYCRGIYAGRSNKQYPKLVLLDLKMPKVSGIQVLETVKSDPDLKSIPVVMLTSSNEGPDIEKCFELGANSYIVKPVDSDNFFNAIKEIGLYWMILSQPAH comes from the coding sequence ATGAATTATGATGATGTTGAAATTTTATTTGTGGAGGATAGCTCTGATGATGCTATATTAACGATAAGGGCACTTTCCAAAAGTGGTTTTTCCAATAAACTTCACCATGTTGTAGATGGTGCGGCGGCACTTGATTTTTTATATTGCCGGGGTATTTATGCGGGACGTAGTAACAAGCAATACCCAAAACTCGTTCTGCTTGACCTTAAAATGCCAAAAGTATCAGGTATCCAGGTACTGGAAACCGTTAAATCAGACCCGGATCTCAAATCAATTCCAGTGGTTATGCTCACTTCATCAAATGAAGGCCCGGATATAGAAAAATGCTTTGAACTCGGTGCTAATAGTTATATCGTTAAACCGGTAGATAGCGACAACTTTTTTAACGCAATTAAGGAAATCGGTTTATACTGGATGATCCTGAGCCAGCCGGCGCATTAG
- a CDS encoding sterol desaturase family protein: MNNILQPVAVGFVFLLTYLVEYLFPQRQELLKTNHDLKNIMVGLVNLLFSFLSGYYLQKLMVYASANHFGMIPFSKLPNLLSVVFQILCIDLFVYWWHRVNHRIPMLWRFHKFHHEDESMNTTTAVRFHTVELFFSVIAKAIFLTLIGATVTGLFAYGILFFPVVLLVHSNIKVNERVDFVLRKLIISPLMHRIHHSNIIVETNSNYGSIFPLWDRIFKSYRKKPLGVIKFGL, encoded by the coding sequence ATGAATAATATTTTACAGCCAGTGGCAGTTGGCTTTGTGTTTTTGCTAACCTATCTTGTGGAATATCTCTTTCCGCAACGACAAGAGTTATTGAAAACTAATCATGATTTGAAAAACATCATGGTGGGTTTGGTTAACCTTCTGTTTTCATTTTTAAGCGGATATTATTTACAAAAGCTGATGGTATATGCTTCCGCAAACCATTTTGGGATGATTCCTTTCTCCAAATTACCTAACTTACTGTCCGTTGTTTTTCAAATACTTTGTATTGACCTTTTTGTGTACTGGTGGCACCGCGTCAATCATCGGATACCCATGCTTTGGAGATTTCACAAATTTCATCATGAAGATGAAAGTATGAATACGACAACTGCAGTCCGTTTTCATACGGTAGAGCTTTTTTTCTCTGTGATCGCGAAAGCGATATTTCTCACATTGATAGGTGCAACTGTGACGGGCTTGTTTGCCTACGGAATTTTGTTTTTTCCCGTTGTTTTGCTGGTACACTCCAATATCAAGGTCAATGAAAGGGTAGATTTTGTTTTGAGAAAATTAATCATTAGCCCCTTAATGCACCGGATACATCACTCGAATATTATTGTTGAGACGAATTCCAACTATGGTTCGATATTCCCTCTTTGGGATCGGATTTTTAAAAGCTATAGGAAAAAGCCACTTGGTGTTATTAAGTTTGGTTTGTAA
- a CDS encoding DUF892 family protein, with translation MEENPKNPNLDNKISFGPKKIKKFFVNNLDKIYAAKTHLVSHLPQISNEAHFSDLRHAILETIEDVEKQIARMEIVYNMLDAEITQGNCSGLAGLVDDAFADIKLHSSEPELRDLSIAFYMQNIESMEMASFQVLQMAAVKLKNKQIKQLIKENYDEAKADRTLLLLITAKYIISKE, from the coding sequence ATGGAAGAAAATCCCAAAAATCCGAACCTCGATAATAAAATTAGTTTTGGCCCGAAAAAAATAAAAAAGTTTTTCGTTAATAATCTGGATAAGATCTACGCGGCTAAAACACACCTGGTAAGCCACCTACCGCAAATATCGAACGAAGCACACTTTTCCGATCTCCGCCATGCAATACTGGAAACCATAGAGGACGTTGAAAAGCAAATAGCGAGAATGGAAATTGTTTACAATATGCTGGATGCTGAAATAACACAAGGCAACTGTAGCGGATTAGCCGGACTTGTAGATGATGCTTTTGCTGATATTAAACTACACAGTTCCGAGCCCGAACTTCGGGATTTATCCATCGCGTTTTATATGCAAAACATTGAAAGCATGGAAATGGCATCTTTCCAGGTTTTACAAATGGCCGCCGTTAAGTTGAAAAACAAACAGATCAAGCAATTGATCAAAGAAAATTATGATGAAGCTAAAGCAGACCGTACCTTGTTGCTGCTGATTACCGCTAAATATATTATCTCCAAAGAATAA
- a CDS encoding NAD-dependent epimerase/dehydratase family protein yields the protein MKIFITGVTGYIGQKLALQLAGDGHTIHALVRDQQKGKSLLDHPNILLFTGDILDPDSLLSAMAGCEQVYHLAALASVWHRDPQSFHIINVKGLQNVLDACLQLGITNVLFTSTAGVVGDSVDGKPVCELTNPNPKLETLYEQSKVEAEKLLKSYIPKGIRGIIVNPSRVYGPGILTESNGFTRLMKMYINGQWKIKPCNGKSIGNYVYIDDTINGLIAAMEKAKPGERYLLGGVNATYNDFFGLVDELTGVKRKMYNVPLRVMLFLSRVQVMMAQLFGKQPMITPPFVRKYNKDWIVSSQKAEQEIGYTIMPLREGVSKTLDWLNQPV from the coding sequence ATGAAAATATTTATCACGGGCGTTACCGGTTACATCGGGCAAAAACTGGCCTTACAGCTGGCGGGTGACGGGCATACTATACATGCGCTTGTCCGTGATCAACAAAAAGGTAAATCGTTATTAGATCATCCTAATATCCTCTTATTTACCGGAGATATTTTAGATCCTGATTCCCTGCTAAGTGCTATGGCTGGTTGTGAGCAGGTTTATCACCTGGCTGCATTGGCCTCGGTGTGGCATCGGGATCCCCAAAGCTTTCATATCATCAATGTTAAAGGCCTTCAAAACGTTTTAGATGCCTGTTTGCAATTGGGTATTACAAACGTCCTATTCACATCTACTGCGGGGGTTGTGGGAGATTCAGTAGATGGTAAACCCGTGTGCGAATTGACCAACCCTAACCCCAAACTGGAAACCTTGTATGAGCAAAGCAAGGTGGAAGCCGAAAAGCTTCTGAAAAGCTATATTCCTAAAGGTATCCGTGGTATCATTGTTAACCCCAGCCGGGTTTATGGCCCAGGCATATTAACCGAGAGTAACGGCTTTACCCGTTTGATGAAAATGTATATTAACGGACAATGGAAGATCAAACCCTGCAACGGCAAAAGCATTGGCAATTACGTTTACATAGATGATACGATCAACGGGCTGATAGCCGCGATGGAAAAAGCAAAGCCCGGTGAGCGTTATTTATTAGGTGGCGTTAATGCCACCTACAATGACTTTTTCGGCTTGGTAGATGAGTTAACAGGGGTAAAGAGGAAAATGTACAATGTTCCCTTGCGGGTGATGCTGTTCCTGTCGCGTGTACAGGTGATGATGGCTCAATTGTTTGGAAAACAACCGATGATCACCCCCCCGTTTGTACGCAAATACAACAAAGATTGGATCGTTAGCTCTCAAAAAGCAGAACAGGAAATAGGCTATACAATAATGCCTTTACGCGAAGGTGTAAGCAAAACGCTCGACTGGCTTAATCAACCTGTTTAA